Proteins found in one Phocoena sinus isolate mPhoSin1 chromosome 5, mPhoSin1.pri, whole genome shotgun sequence genomic segment:
- the SMIM20 gene encoding small integral membrane protein 20 produces MTTNLRTALIFGGFISLIGAAFYPIYFRPLMRLEEYQKEQAINRAGIVQEDVQPPGLKVWSDPFGRK; encoded by the exons ATGACAACTAACCTGCGCACCGCGCTCATTTTCGGCGGCTTCATCTCCCTGATCGGCGCCGCCTTCTACCCCATCTACTTCCGGCCCCTAATGCGGCTGGAGGAATACC AGAAGGAACAAGCCATAAATCGAGCTGGTATTGTCCAAGAAGACGTGCAGCCACCAG GGTTAAAAGTGTGGTCGGATCCATTTGGCAGGAAATGA